One Drosophila ananassae strain 14024-0371.13 chromosome XR, ASM1763931v2, whole genome shotgun sequence genomic window, GGCAATATTGTACTTTTGCATCATAACCGTTTTTACTTACCAAGAAGTCACCGACTGGAGAATCTTCTCGTCGCATCTGTATGTAACCACAACAATATCCCACTTGCCTGATTCACGTAGATATTGGACGCTGCCCTGAAACATATGGGAGAGTCATAAGCTAAGCATCATAATTCTGCTTCCTGCATCTACACATTCTGTGTTTCTTTTATGCGTTTCTCGAAGTCTCTTTCATGGTCATCCTTTGAAGCTCGCGGTTAAGATTTCATGTTATCAGTTGTCGTACTCTACATTTAAcctaattttaaatttcccGCTTTTAGAATCCAGTGTTGAAACACGTCAAATGCTTGATAGAGGTGGAATATTATCTGTATTGGTAAACACCGATAGTAACCATCGATATTTGCGAAAACGATACTATCGATATATAACAAATATCGATAAGAAATCTCTACTTTCtatcgatatatatatttgctCATCCCTATGCCGACTTCCCCATCTCTAAGCtgaatttcttaaatttaagcgtctatgtttttatttaaaccaATTCGTATCATTGGTAGCTGAAATAAGCTGCATTACGATGGAAACTAACAAATTAGGATAACTTTGGCCACCATACCATATTTATCGTTATAGCTGACGGGGCGCGCGACCTGCTGCGACACACTAATTCGACTGTATAGATCGGCCGACTGTGTTATTATACAAAGTGGAGCCATGTCAAAGTAAGTTTTTTGTGAATCTTATACTTAAATCTATAACATAATTTCTCTTTCAGCCATGAAAAACGTTCCAAGCAGCAGTTGGGAAGGCAGGCGTAAGCAAGACAGACTTGCACGATACGTTGACCTTGGCCACCATCAACCTCGATCGATACTACTGCAAGACGCCTTGGAGATTGGTGTGGCTCATCTAATCTCTGGTGGATTTTAAACGATGTGTGATAATGATAACTAGAACGCGCAACCGCTTACCTCCACGGTTATTAAAGTGGAGCCATCAAAGGTAAGTCATATATTTTTGTCAGGGTACTATCCATTTGCAGACCGCGAGCCTAGAACGGTCGCCGAACGTGGCAAGCTTGCAGGTGCTGAAAGAAAGCAATTGTGAATCTACAGCTCAATGCTGCGGCTTCTATTTTATGCCTTTTTTTTCTGCAAAAATAGCtgtcgtttttgtttttaagtttgGCAGTATCGATAGCTATCGCAACAcctgttgaaaaaaattttctaataatGTTATCGACTATCGCAAGACTTTTTCATCTCTAAGCCGCACACGTGctgtgtttctgttttttagttttaaaccAATTCGACGCCATATTTACGCTATTTGATAAACAGTGTCCCTTTCcccaagcaaaaaaaaagtggcaTCAACATGGTGAAGAAGAAAATAGACAACAGGATAAGAGTAATGATCGAGAACGGCGTTAAACTGGGCCACCGGACCATGTTCATAGTAATCGGCGACAAGGCGCGAGACCAGGTGCCGATCTTGTACGACATCCTCACTAAATCAACAGTGAAGGCCCGACCGACTGTATTATGGTGCTATAAGAACAAGGATGAGGCCATATCAAAGTAAGTTTCTTATGAATCTTACTCAAATTTCTGTTATAATCTTTAATTTTCCTTTCAGCCACGGAAAGAAGCGGGCCAAGAAGATAGCTGTTGGAAAGGTTGACGTAAACGAGGCAGACCTCTTCGATGCCTTCCGTGTGGCCACCACCATCCACGGGAGATACTATTCTGAGACGCATGCTGTGCTTGGCCGCACGTACGGAGTTTGCGTTCTGCAGGACTTCGAAGCCCTGACGCCGAACCTCCTGGCACGCACTGTGGAGACAGTAGAGGGTGGCGGTCTAATCATTCTTCTTCTCAAGACTTTACAGTCTTTGAAGCAGCTGTACACTATGAGCATGGATGTACATAAACGGTTTCGCACGGAGGCCCACCAAACAGTCACATGTCGCTTTAATGAGCGGCTTATCCTGTCCTTGGCCGACTGCAAACGCTGTCTGGTTGTGAACGATGACCTCACCGTGCTACCACTAAGCTCCAAGACTATTAACGTGGAGCCAGTAAACGTAAGCCGtgttttaaatgtttttattggTATCACTGTATCTTCTATTTGCAGCCCGCGGGCGCAGGTCGGTCACCAAACGAGGCAAGCTTGCGGGAGTTGAAAGAAAGCCTCTTAAATGTCCAGCCGGCAGGAGCCCTTGTCAATCTTTGCAAGACATACGATCAGGCCAACGCAGTGGCCCAGTTTATTGAGGCGCTTGTAGACAAGCAACTAAAGCCACCAATGTCTCTGACAGCGGCACGTGGCCGTGGCAAGTCCGCCGCCCTTGGCCTGTCGATTGCCGCCGCTGTAGCCTTTGGTTACGTGAACATCTATGTGACCTCTCCGCATCCGGAGAACCTGATCACGCTCTTTGAATTCGTGCTAAAGGGCTTTGACGCCCTGGAGTACCAGGAGCATGCGGACTATACGATCATTCGATCCACCAATGCGGAGTACAAAAAGGCCATCATTCGGATCAATATCACTCGGAGTAGCAGACAGACGATCCAGTATATCGCCCCTAGCGACACCCACCTTCTGAATGCCGCGGATCTGGTGCTGATAGATGAGGCGGCTGCCATTCCACTGCCTCTGGTGAAAAAGATGATCGGACCGTGTCTGATCTTCATGGCTAGCACGATCAACGGCTACGAGGGCACAGGTCGCTCGCTGAGCTTGAAGCTTATCTCCCAGCTGCAAAAGGAGAACAATGCGCGGCCCCCGCTAAAGCTGGAAGAGTCAATTCGATACCAGGACAACGacgatgttgaaaaatggcttaTAAACCTACTCTGCCTGGATGCCAACACCGTACCTGGTATTAGCTCCGGATGCCCAACCCCGGATGCGTGTGAACTTTACTATGTGGACAGAGATGCTCTGTTCTCATACCACAAGGCGGCGGAGGCATTTTTGCATCGTCTTGTGGCCATTTATGTATCCTCACACTACAAGAACACTCCGAACGATCTGCAGATGATGAGCGACGCTCCTGCCCACCATCTCTTCTGCCTCCTGGGTCCCGTGCAGCGTATGGACGCCCTACCTGAGATCTTGGTGGTCATACAAGTGGCTCTCGAGGGCCAGATATCCGCCCAAAGCATCAGCGATTCTCTGGGCAGGGGAAAGAAGGCAGCCGGCGACCTTATACCATGGAACATAGCCGAGCAATTCGGGGACCGGGACTTTCCAAAGCTTAGTGGCGTGCGAATCGTGCGAGTGGCCACGCACCCGAATTACCAGCGGATGGGATACGGCAAACGAGCCATTCAGCTTCTCAAGGACTACTATGGCGGGAAATACACCAATCTGGAGGATGGACCGACAAAAGGAACCGACAAAGGTAaatcaatatatttatattatgtTTGCATATTCTAACCAACCTTATGTATCTAAATAGGTATCGAGGAAGTAGAGGAAGAGCAACTTAGCTTGTTAAAGGAACAGATTCGGCCCAGAAGCAGGATTCCCACACTGCTGCAGCGCCTGCACGAAAGGGTGCCGGAACGCGTAGACTACCTTGGCACCTCCTACGGTCTAACCTCCGAGCTTCTCAAGTTTTGGAAGAGCTCTGGTTTTGTCCCAATTTACCTCAGTCAGAAGTCCAATGAACTAACCGCCGAGCACAGCTGTATTATGCTATACACGCCTGGCGCTACCTCCTGGCTGGGACTTTACTACCATGACTTTTGCCGCAGAGTGATCAAACTGATGGGAAAGACCTTCCGTGAGTTCGAGACCAAGCTCTGCTTGTCCCTGCTAAAGAACAAAAATGTGGACTGGGAGACAAGCGGCCTGAAGGTACTGGACAAAGCAACTCTGGATGCTTTCTTCTTGCCACACGATCTGCAGCGACTAGAGAGCTATGCCCGCCAACAGTCAGAGTTCCGGCTGATTCTGGACCTGCTATCGGACATTGCGCAGCTGTACTTCCAGGGCAGGATCGAAGGGCTGCAATTGGATTTGGTCCAGCAGGGCGTGCTTCTGGCACTCGGTATCCAAGGCAAAACTGTCGACGCCCTGGGCTCGGAACTCAATATGCCTGGAAACCAGCTACTGGCAAAGTTCTTCGACGCGATGAAGCGGTGCAACCAATGCTTCCGATCCGTGCTGGAGCAGCACATTGAAGGTGGAATGCTGCGCGAGGAGAACCTATCGAAGGGTGAGGAGCTGCAGCCGCTGAGCCTTTCCTTAGACCAAGAGCTGGACCAGACTGCAAACAAGCTAAGCAAGCAGCAGCGGAAGGAGCTTAAAAGGCTAAAGGCCGAGCAGCTGGACGAGTTCCAGATCAAGGGCAGCGAAGAGGACTGGTCGAAAGCGTTGCAATCGAACGGAACTGGCGGTAGTAGCGGCCTGCTTTCCGTAAAAAGGTAAGTACGTATTCTGTGGGATTCTAGATGGAATAGATGATTAGATCAGATCCATCCacaattatatttatttaactcCTTTGGTTGCACTTGGCTTTAATATTCCCTTTCTTTTGTTTCAGTGGCGTGAAACGACTGGACGGGCCGTTGGAGCACCCTGAGGATCGTGACATGGCAGCTCCGCTTTCAAAAAAGAGAAGGCACTCAAAGCAGAAACGCGGCCAGCATAAGGCCCTGATTTAACATGGACTACATTGGGCGGGTTTCATTTCAGTAGAAATGCATAGGCTTaagtttaaaaagaaattgttTTGTGGGCTTATCTTAATAAAAACTTGTATCTAAAATGTTGGCCAAAATCCAAGTGGCGATAACGCCAAATGGCCATTTTCGCATCTTAATTCATTATAGGGCTCAATATATTTCGTTTGAGACATTCCGCATCGAAATCGGCTgagaaatggccaagatagGGTCTCCGACAAATTCAACTTCGCGCCTTCGGCTGGGCTGTCGTTTCCTTGGTTTTACAATTCCCAACCGCTTCTAGCGTCGGGCGACTATAAAAgaaatgttgctgctgcggaaaaaatttttcaatccGTTAATGCTCTGCCATTTACCGTGCGATTTGGACTGGAGTGGTCTTAAACGATTCCTTGGAACCGCTTTAAGCGAtctatgcaaaaaaaatttcgagatttaaacatatttcgatcaaaaatttttctatggtgaaatcgaaaaactaatgatgcagttcaaAGGACATTCGAGTCCTGATTCCCaaaatgcacagcgttgccagatcggttgagaaatggccgagatatgagctaTAAAAGGTACACATTTTTCAAcagctcatatctcggccatttctcaaccgatctggcaacggcgtacattttcggaatcagcgccccaaaattagtcgaaatgcatccaaagatcgtcgaaatcggacaaaaaaatttttcgcgaaaatcgagaaaaaacgtgatgttacccccctttccattttttcaaaaatcgggtcgaaaatgagttgttcgatttcgaaaaagtaaagatgcagttcgaaggacatccgagtcctgattccaaaaatgcacagcgttgccagatcggaccaggaatggccgagatataagctataGAAAGTACACGTTTTTCACATGCTCATATCTCGGAcatttctcatccgatctggcaatgccctacattttcggaatcagcgccccaaaattagtcgaaatgcatccaaagatcgtcgaaatcggacaaaaaaatttttcgcgaaaatcgagaaaaaacgtgatgttacccctttccattttttcaaaaatcgggtcgaaaatgagttgttcgatttcgaaaaactaaagatgcagttcgaaggacattcgagtcctgattccaaaaatgcacagcgttgccagatcggttgagaaatggccgagatatgagctaAAGAAAGTacacatttttcaaatgcccatatctcagccatttctcatccgatctggcaatgccctacattttcggaatcagcgccccaaaattagtcgaaatgcatccaaagatcgtcgaaatcggacaaaaaaatttttcgcgaaaatcgagaaaaaacgtgatgttaccccctttccattttttcaaaaatcgggtcgaaaatgagttgttcgatttcgaaaaagtaaagatgcagttcgaaggacatccgagtcctgattccaaaaatgcacagcgttgccagatcggttgcgaaatggccgagatatgagctaCAGAAAGTACACTTTTTCAAATGttcatatctcggccatttctcatccgatctggcaatgccctacattttcggaatcagcgccccaaaattagtcgaaatgcatccaaagatcgtcgaaatcggacaaaaaaatttttcgcgaaaatcgagaaaaa contains:
- the LOC6501889 gene encoding RNA cytidine acetyltransferase isoform X1 — translated: MITRTRNRLPPRLLKWSHQSVPFPKQKKSGINMVKKKIDNRIRVMIENGVKLGHRTMFIVIGDKARDQVPILYDILTKSTVKARPTVLWCYKNKDEAISNHGKKRAKKIAVGKVDVNEADLFDAFRVATTIHGRYYSETHAVLGRTYGVCVLQDFEALTPNLLARTVETVEGGGLIILLLKTLQSLKQLYTMSMDVHKRFRTEAHQTVTCRFNERLILSLADCKRCLVVNDDLTVLPLSSKTINVEPVNPAGAGRSPNEASLRELKESLLNVQPAGALVNLCKTYDQANAVAQFIEALVDKQLKPPMSLTAARGRGKSAALGLSIAAAVAFGYVNIYVTSPHPENLITLFEFVLKGFDALEYQEHADYTIIRSTNAEYKKAIIRINITRSSRQTIQYIAPSDTHLLNAADLVLIDEAAAIPLPLVKKMIGPCLIFMASTINGYEGTGRSLSLKLISQLQKENNARPPLKLEESIRYQDNDDVEKWLINLLCLDANTVPGISSGCPTPDACELYYVDRDALFSYHKAAEAFLHRLVAIYVSSHYKNTPNDLQMMSDAPAHHLFCLLGPVQRMDALPEILVVIQVALEGQISAQSISDSLGRGKKAAGDLIPWNIAEQFGDRDFPKLSGVRIVRVATHPNYQRMGYGKRAIQLLKDYYGGKYTNLEDGPTKGTDKGIEEVEEEQLSLLKEQIRPRSRIPTLLQRLHERVPERVDYLGTSYGLTSELLKFWKSSGFVPIYLSQKSNELTAEHSCIMLYTPGATSWLGLYYHDFCRRVIKLMGKTFREFETKLCLSLLKNKNVDWETSGLKVLDKATLDAFFLPHDLQRLESYARQQSEFRLILDLLSDIAQLYFQGRIEGLQLDLVQQGVLLALGIQGKTVDALGSELNMPGNQLLAKFFDAMKRCNQCFRSVLEQHIEGGMLREENLSKGEELQPLSLSLDQELDQTANKLSKQQRKELKRLKAEQLDEFQIKGSEEDWSKALQSNGTGGSSGLLSVKSGVKRLDGPLEHPEDRDMAAPLSKKRRHSKQKRGQHKALI
- the LOC6501889 gene encoding RNA cytidine acetyltransferase isoform X2, with protein sequence MVKKKIDNRIRVMIENGVKLGHRTMFIVIGDKARDQVPILYDILTKSTVKARPTVLWCYKNKDEAISNHGKKRAKKIAVGKVDVNEADLFDAFRVATTIHGRYYSETHAVLGRTYGVCVLQDFEALTPNLLARTVETVEGGGLIILLLKTLQSLKQLYTMSMDVHKRFRTEAHQTVTCRFNERLILSLADCKRCLVVNDDLTVLPLSSKTINVEPVNPAGAGRSPNEASLRELKESLLNVQPAGALVNLCKTYDQANAVAQFIEALVDKQLKPPMSLTAARGRGKSAALGLSIAAAVAFGYVNIYVTSPHPENLITLFEFVLKGFDALEYQEHADYTIIRSTNAEYKKAIIRINITRSSRQTIQYIAPSDTHLLNAADLVLIDEAAAIPLPLVKKMIGPCLIFMASTINGYEGTGRSLSLKLISQLQKENNARPPLKLEESIRYQDNDDVEKWLINLLCLDANTVPGISSGCPTPDACELYYVDRDALFSYHKAAEAFLHRLVAIYVSSHYKNTPNDLQMMSDAPAHHLFCLLGPVQRMDALPEILVVIQVALEGQISAQSISDSLGRGKKAAGDLIPWNIAEQFGDRDFPKLSGVRIVRVATHPNYQRMGYGKRAIQLLKDYYGGKYTNLEDGPTKGTDKGIEEVEEEQLSLLKEQIRPRSRIPTLLQRLHERVPERVDYLGTSYGLTSELLKFWKSSGFVPIYLSQKSNELTAEHSCIMLYTPGATSWLGLYYHDFCRRVIKLMGKTFREFETKLCLSLLKNKNVDWETSGLKVLDKATLDAFFLPHDLQRLESYARQQSEFRLILDLLSDIAQLYFQGRIEGLQLDLVQQGVLLALGIQGKTVDALGSELNMPGNQLLAKFFDAMKRCNQCFRSVLEQHIEGGMLREENLSKGEELQPLSLSLDQELDQTANKLSKQQRKELKRLKAEQLDEFQIKGSEEDWSKALQSNGTGGSSGLLSVKSGVKRLDGPLEHPEDRDMAAPLSKKRRHSKQKRGQHKALI